DNA from Rubripirellula lacrimiformis:
GATGTTGGCCGAAGCCCGCGATGCGGATCCCTGGAATCGATCGGCGCCCTAAGAACTGACGCGTCAACTTTCGCCCTGAATAATCGTCGCCGTTGTCGAATCGCGACTTGCATGTCGTTCGGCCTTCGTTTCGCCCGGACCTGCTCTGCACCGCATCGATGACGCTGCGGTCGTGTTCCGGGTCAGCCACGGTCAACAAGACCAACAGGTGTTGTTTCGAGATCGTCTGGATGCGTTTCAGGGATTGGCCTGTTCAAAGGCATCTAGAAATGTCTGCGGAGCCTGAGCACCAGACAACGAGATCGTATGGTTGATGACGAAGAACGGTACGCCTGTGACGCCAAGGCGCTGCGACATTTCTCTGCCGGTTGAGATGACGCTCATGCCATCGTCGCTGTCCAGCATGGCGTCGGCAGCTTGCCGGTCCAGGCCTGCTTCCGCAACGACTTCAATCAGTGTTTGCCGCTTGCCGATGTCTTTCCCGTCAATGAAGTAGGCTCGGAACAGTCCCTCGACGACCGTATCCTGACAACCCTGTTGGTCGGCCAGCCAGATGCATCGGTGGGCATCGACCGTGTTCGGTGTTCGCTCCGACTTGTCGAAGGCGAAATGGATTCCTTCCGATTCACCCACAGCAATGACTTGGGCATCCAGCTCCATCGATCGTTCCCAGCTGCCGAATTTTTGGGTGCGATACTCTTTGCGAGAGATGCCTGATTTTGGCATCGTCGGATTCAGTTGGAACGGATGCCAGTGAACCCGCACCTCGTGCTGGCCATCAACAGCAGCAATCGCCGTTTCGAGCCGCCGCTTGCCGATGTAACACCATGGGCAGATGACATCCGAAACAACATCGACGGTAAGATTCATGTCGGCTCTTTGCTCAGCGATAGAAATCGATCCAGATGAACGTGATCGACGTTGCATCAATTCTATCGCGGCACACAAAGCCGGGATAGAATTGGCGATCCCAACCTTGGAGAACACGATGACGATTTCACGCCGACAATTCTGCGGAACACTCGGGTCCGGCCTCGCGATGGCAAATGCGAACGTGTTCGCTGCAGAGCCAGAACCGAGGTCACTTCGAGTCATCGCCTACAACATTTACAAGCTCGCGGGCTGGCCACAGCAACGCCACTTGGCCGGGCAAGCTGTCGCCAAAGGCCAGATGGCAAGGCGATTGGCGCAGGAGTTGTCGCTGCACGATCCCGACATTATCAACTTCTCGGAGTCCCCCAAGGAGCAGCTGACGAAAGAGGTTGCGGAAATTTTGGGGATGAATCACGTTCGTTTCCCCAGTGGCGGAAGCTGGCCAGGAACCCTGCTGAGTAAATCCAAAATCATCGATTCCCAGAACGCGCCGGTGATTGGCGATAGACCGAAGGAGCTATTCACCAGGCATTGGGGGCGAGCAACCGTTGAAATTTCCGGCAACGAACCGCTAATTATCCATTCGGCCCATCTCTACCCAACCGCCGACCCCACGGTTCGCCTGCGAGAAGTCCGAGCCATGATCGAATCGATGCGAACGGATCTCGATGCCGGACGGTCGATGCTCTTGATCGGCGATCTGAATCACGGTCCCGACACCAAAGAATACAAGCTTTGGATCGACGCCGGATGGGTCGACACCTTTGCCAAGGTGGGGCAAGGCGATGGCCTCACGATCAAATCCGACATTCCCAAATGGCGAATCGATTACGTCATGGCCGCTGGACCGATTGCCGCCCGAGTTGTCGAATCGAAGCCGTTGTTCGAAGGAGCGTTTCGGCTGAACATCAACGACCAAGAATCCTTTGCCTTAAGCGATCACCTGCCACAGTTGGCCGTGTTTCAGTACTAGTCAAACGCCGCGAGTCACTCCCCCCTGAAACCCACCCAAGGCAATCAATTCAACATTGGGTTGGAAATTGATTGGCATCAAGTAGGCCGGATCAAGGAACGCCGATCCGGCAACCCATCACACCACCTCGCAGAATCGGACAAACGTTGCTCAATCCAATCAACGACAACCCAACCGTCCATCTGTCACACCGCCCCAACGGAACCGCGACCAGCGAACGATTTTTTAACTCCTCCATTTTCTAACCCCATACCGCCCGATCTTCCGGCCCATTCAGCTTCGCAAACAAAAGCTCCACCGGTTCAACCCGGTCCCGAAACCACATCGGCCTGATGGAACCCTAGACCTTGCCCATTGCGGTTCGGATCGTTTTCAAACGCCGAAGCAGCAACACGATATGCCCGCTTTCGAACATCGACGCCAGATGTCCTTCGCAGAATCGGTCCGCACGAACATGGGTGGTGAATAGCCTTTGGATCGTCAGAGCATCAGCGGTTTCGATTTTGGATGGCGTATCGATGAACGTCTTTGCCGTGTCCTGCCACTGAGTCCAGTTGCATTTGGGCGACACCCAATCCTTCAGATAGAGTAAGTCGAAGAACTGCCTGACATCGTCCGAAAATTGGAACCAGGGATATTGCCCGGGTTTGCCTTTCCACTCGCCAGCAACGAATCCCTCCACTTCGAATCGTTCAAGGAACGGAACAATCGAATCGATTTGTTCGGGGGTTACAGGGGGCATCTCGAGATTTTCGTCGGTCATGATTTGTATCGTTCTTGGCGCGATGGGCACGGGACGCGTGAATTGGGTCCAGCTGTGGACGCCTCCGGTCCCTTTTTGAACGTTTTCAGGGCAATTTTCAACCTGCAGTTACGCCCGGTAGTCTTCGTGTTCTCGGCCGATTGCAACAACCTATCGGACTAAGTGAATGAAGGTAAGCAATCGGTGTGAATCAACATCAACCAAAATTGTTTCCGAACACGCTTGACTTGCCTCGAAGAGCATGGCTAGCTCAAGCACCGGGAAGAGGGCCGCGGAATGTGTCAACGACATTGAGACAACTTTCTAAACGGTTCAGTGATTGATGCCAGCGCACTTGGGGGCCAGCCCCCGAACCCCCGGGATTTTTTCAGGCATCGCTCGGGTGTTCAAAGGTGTTTTCGGTGGTAAGGTTGATTCGTCCGGTGAAACGGAAGACGGCTCTGCGGGGACGCAACCGTCCAAGGGATAATCGGATCGAGGGTGCGTCAAAGACGTTTCTTCGGAAGCTCCCGGGCAGGTTGGCTCGGGGGCTTCCCTTTTGCGTTCATCGATTGGTTTGGGAGGGTTGATCCAGACGGCTTTGGGAACACTTGCTGGCTTGGGAATTCCGTGAACGAAACGCTCGGGTGTTTTTTTCCACGCACCATGAAGAGTCTGCGTGCGAGCGGCAGTAACTTCCTCGGCGCGGCCGAAGTGCAACGATGATGGAGTTAGCAACCCGATGCCGCTGTGATAGTGCTCGTTGTTGTACCAGGTGAAAAACGTGCGACAGAACTGCAAGCCGTCTTCGTAACAGCCAAAGCGTTTGGGGAACTCAGGTCGATACTTCATCGTTTTGAATTGGCTTTCCGAGAACGGATTGTCGTTGGAGACGTGCGGTCGGCTGTGTGATTTGGTGACGCCCAGCGAACTGAGTAGCTGCGCGACGCTGTGAGATGTCATCGAAGGTCCCCGGTCGCTGTGAATGATCAGTTGTTCGGGTGGAATGTTCTGCTTGTCGATCGTGGTTTCAATCAGCTGCTTGGCCAAGTCGGCGCTCTCGCTATCGGCCAGCATCCAGCCAACGACGCAGCGGCTGTAGATGTCCAGAATCACGTAGAGGTAGTAGTACGTCCATGTTTCGGGGCCCTTGAGTTTGGTGATGTCCCAAGACCAGACTTCGTTGGGCGCGGTGGCGAGCAGTTCTGGTTTGCGATACTCGGGATGCTTCAGCTGGTTTCGTCGTTCGCGTGTGCTTTGATTGTCGGCCAAGATGCGATACATCGTTCGCACGCTGCACAGGTAGTCGCCCTCGTCGAGCAACTTGGCGTAGACCTGTCGTGGTGCATGATCAGCGAAACGCTCGCTGTTGAGTTGATCAAGTACTTCTTGGCGTTCTTGCGGTGATAGAGCTCGAGCGGGCGCCGGCCTCGGCGCGGCTTGTCGATCGGGGTCGCGGCGACGATAGAACGTCGCACGCGACACATTCATCGCACGGCAAGCCGCCGCGACGCCGACTGTTTCACTCAGTTGTTTGGCGGCTGTCAGTCGTCCTTCTCGTGTGATCGTATCTGCATCATCTCCGAGACTTTTTTTTGGACGTCAATGATCAGCTCGGCGTGGCGGAGCTTCTCCTTGAGCCGCTCGTTCTCACGTTCAAGACGTTTGAGTTGATCGGCTGGTGAAGTTTTGCCGTTAGACTTTTTCGATGATGACAATGATTCCTCCCGCAATTGACGACGCCATTTTGCCAGGACCGAGGAGTAAATTCCCTCGCGTCTGAGCAACGCCCCGATTTCTCCGGGCTCGCTACAGCTTTCGGCCTCCAGGGCGATACGGCGTTTGTAGTCGGCGGTGAAGCGGCGACGGGCCGCTTTCTGTGTCACCTCGGGATCTTTTTCAATTTTTTTGTTGGCGGTATCGGTCATGCGAATGCTCCATGCCCTCAACTCTGATGAAATTCAAAGTTGTCTCACGCATGTTGGCACAGAGGGCCGAACGTTTTGGTATTCAGCCTTCCTTTTAAGAAGCTCTATCTATCCCGCTCAGCAGCTTGGAGCTTCTTGTGGAGAATCTCCACTTCTTTAGCAAGCGTTGGCTCCAGTTCGGCCAAACGCTCCGGTATGTCTTGTGACGCGTGAAGCACCGCCAAGACAATGATCGACGCCTTCTGTAGATCACAAACAAGCAGGTGCTTGTTAACGCGGTAGAAGCTGAGGTCGGTGTCAAGCCCCGGTTGAGAGCGAAGAAGCTCTGGCTGCTCTTGGATTCTGATGAGCCCGGCTTCGAGATCATCGATGTAGCGTGCAGCAACTTCGTTGCCCCAGTTCTCAATTGAGTACTGGTCGATTTCGTTGATCGATGCCAGGGCGGGCAGCGTGAGAGCTAGTCTTCGCGATTTCTTCGAACTCACGACTTGGCTTTCTTCATCGCCTTTCGAAGGTCGCCAGTGAACTCCACGGTGCGTCCCTCGATTGCATCCCGGTAGCCGGATAGAATGCTATCGCGAGCCTCAGCTGCTTCTTTCTTCAGCTTCACCTGCCGCAATACATCCCGCACAAACTCGCTGGGAGTTGCGTAGAGGGTGCCGTCGCCACAGTTCTCGTTGATGAAAGCCCGCAGTTCGTCGGTCAGGGATAAATTGAGTGAATTAGCCACTAGATCGATTCCTCGTGAAGTAATCAGACAAGGTTATCATTCGTGACGTTATTTGTCAATATTCGACACTTGGGCAGGATGGGGGGAAGAGCTGCGAATTTCCGAAGTGCCTCGGGTTGAGTCAGCTCCACGGTCGATCTTGCTCCGCCCCACTCAAACATCTGCACGTTGTTGCTGATTCGATGCCGACTGGTCTGGCATCGTGCTTGCGTGAGATTCATTCATGCCCGAATCCGCTGAACAATTGATCGCTGCTGCGTTGCAGCTTGCTCCTGCGACGTATCTGCAGGAAACGCGAGGCTTTCGCTTTCAGAAGTTCCCGTCTGTTTTCGCCTACGTCATTCGCGCCCAACAAGTCTTCGTCGTCGCGTTGGCTCACGCGAAGCGAAAGCCAAGCTACTGGCGTGATCGCTTGGAGCAATAAGCGTTGATTGCCGTCTTGCGGCAAGCAATGTGACTGAACCCGACGGCGCAGTGCATGTTGCCGAAGCGGTCGATGCTCGCCTTGCTCAGTCAATTGAGCAGCTTGACCATGAAACGGGCTGATTTTACCGCTCGTGTGCAATCCGGTGAAAAGCACTTCCACAGTCGCTGTCAGCTTCTCACAAGGCATAAAAAAAGCCCGCAAATTGCGAGCACTTTAAGTACACCCCAGTGGATTCGAACCACTAACCTTCGGTTCCGTAGACCGATGCTCTATCCAATTGAGCTAGGGGTGCATGGCGAGTTTGGCTCGCGTGGAGGGAATTTAACAATTTCTAGTTTGGGACGCCAGGGCGTTGGGGGCGGTTCGTGGCCAGGAATTTGAATTTTGGGTTTCGATGGGCTGTTCGTGACGGTCAACGCGGGTTTTCCGAGGAAATGATGCGTGGATGGTGGTGCGTGATCGAGGGGGGGATGGCGTGTGAGAGGAATTTTAGGGAATTGAGGGCTGTGGATCGGAGGGCGATGGTTGGATTTTGGATCGGAGTGGTGGGGATTTTTGTGCGCAAGGGTTGGGGGGCGGAAAGGACGAACGGTCGATTCGGTGCCGCGGTGGGGGATGGATGGGGGGCCGAAAGTCTTGGCGACGTTCGCTACGGGGCATTGTGCGGGGGCGGGTGTTGGGTCGTGGATGGAATGGGGTTTGGTTTAGAATGCTGGAGCAGGCTGAGTGGGGGGACGTTTGGGCGTTCTGTGGCGGCTTGGGCATGGCTTGTGTCCCGATTTGTTGCGGATGACGCTTGGCCGGACTGGTCGCCCCTTCTCCGCTCCCTCGTTTTCCTTTCCCCACCCCTCCGGTTCGATTCTTTTCATGGCTCTATCGAAAACCTTTTCTGCCTGCTGGCTCGGCCGTCCAATCGTTCGGCTTCCGATCGCTGTTTCGGTCTGTCTTTTCGTCATCGGCGTCGCGGCTTCAGGTCGTGCGGCGGCCGATGGCGTGTGGCCTCAGTTTCGTGGGCCTGCCGGTGACGGCATCGTGGCAGACCAGTCGGTGCCGATGACGTTTGGCGAAGATTCGCACGTCACTTGGAAAACGCCCGTCCCGGGGCGAGCTTGGTCGTCCCCGGTCATCGCTGACGGTGTGATCTGGTGCACAACGGCGATCGAGCGCGCTGCGACCGACGAAGAGAAGGTCGCGATGATGCGGGAATCGGGGATCGAGGATCGTAAAATGAAGGAGTTGGCGATTGCCAAGGCGATCGAGTTGAAACTTGTCTCGATCGATCTGGCGTCGGGAAAGATCCTGGGGACCATCGAGTTGACCAGCATTGAAAAGCCGGATGCGATCCATTCGCTGAACAGCTATGCCTCACCGACGCCCGTCATCAACGGTGACCATCTGTATTGTCACTTTGGCACCTACGGAACCTTTTGCGTTAATCGTCATACCAGCGACATCGTTTGGCAGCGTCGATTGCCGCTGGAACACGGTGTGGGGCCGGGCAGTTCGCCAATCGTCATGGACGATGTGTTGGTGCTGATCCAGGACGGCATGGATCGCCAGTATGTCACGGGCCTGAACACGCAGACCGGCGAAACGATCTGGGAAACGGATCGGCCAGAGTTCACGGGCGCTTCGCCGGAATCCAGCAAGTCGTACTGTACGCCGATCGCGATCACCGATCCATTGGGACGCGAGCAGTTGGTCTGCATGGGGGCCCAGTGGATGGTCGCCTACCAAGCCAAGACGGGCAAAGAGATTTGGCGACTGCGCCATGGCAGGGGGTTTTCGGTCGTGCCACGACCTGTCTACCACGATGGCGTGGTTTTCTTTTCGACCGGATTCGGAAAGCCCGAACTGTGGGCGGTCCGTGTCGATGGATCGGGAGACGTGACGGACACGCACGTCCAATGGACCATGAAATCAGGCATCCCCGCCCGACCATCGCCGCTGTTGCACGACGGACTGATCTACGTGATCTCGGACAACGGAGTTGCCAGTTGTTTCGACGTCGAAAGCGGAGATCCTATCTGGAAGAAGCGAATCGGCGGTGATTACTCGGCGTCGCCCACACTGATCGGCAAGCACCTGTATTTCGGTTCGCATGACGGCAAGGTGACCGTGATGACGCCAGGGCCGGATGCGGAAGTGGTGGCCGAGAGTGAATTGGATGGCAAGATCATGGCGTCGCCGGCGGTGGTCGACGGCGCGTTGATCTTGCGGACTGATCAGGCGGTCTATCGCATCGAAAACTAACGGCGTTGTTGTTTTCGTTTGGGGCCCAACTCTAGGGGACTCAGCACACGCTGGTCGTACGCTCCGTGCGTAGTACCGGCTTCAGCCGGCTTTTCTTGTCTGGGTCGGCTCCGATGTTCGGTTCCGAATCCGCCTAAAGGCGGTACTACGAACATTTTCCGAGCGCTGCTTACGCCGTTGGATCTTAAGTGGTAGCTGCAGCAAGTCTGGAAACGGTTAACCACGAATGACACGAATAGTCCAGCGCGGGTGTGTTTCTGATTCGTGTCGTCCGCGTGATTCGTGGTTAAGACGTCTTGGTTGCATTCACCTGCACACGTCCATAACGGACCCCAGCACGCAGGGCCGCTAGTGCCGCGGTCACTTCCATTGGTGGGAATCCTGTTTGCGGAATCCGGTCAATTGCAGCGTGCCGTCGGCGGTGATGTCTAGCAACGAGTAGCCGTTGTTCTGCTCCCCGCTTCCTTCGACCATCGCCACCAGGGTGCAATAATGGATGCCGCCGATTTCGTTCCAATCGTTTTGGTGGCTGTGTCCTTGGAACACCGCCAAGACGTTTCCGGATTGTTCCAGAATGCGTCGAACCTCGGCGTTGTTTTTGACACCATGATTGTTTTGGACGTCCATCCGTTGATGGGCGAAGACCACCACGGGGCGATCATTGGCGTCCAGGTCCGACTTCAACCATTCCAGTTCCGACGCTGGGACATTGGCGTCGGTCCACTTCGAATTTTTGCGTCCGTAGGGTTCACCGTCGCTGCGGAAACAAGAGTCCAGGACGATAAAGTGAACTCCGCCGCGATCGAACGAATAGTACGACCGCTGCTGTTCCACGCTACCGAGGAACTCTTCCTTCTTCAGAGTGTCGACACAGTGGTTTCCTAAGACGTAATGTCGATCATGACTGATCGCGGAAAACTTTTGGTTGACCGTTTTTAGGTACCGCAGTTCCACGTCTACCGAATCGGCGGCATCGATCAAATCGCCCAGTTCGACCAGGAAGGTCGGTCGGTCCTGCTGGAACTGTTGGCCGGCTTCGTCCAGCTTCGTCAGCGTTTCGCGGTAGTGTCGGTTTCCGGCCGGTGATTTGTCCGCGTAGTGCAGGTCGGTGATCAAGCCGACTCGCAATCCCGGGGATGATTCCTGTGACAACAGATGGGGGGCGACGCCACAGCCGGCGGTCAGTACCAGTGTACCGCCACGCAGGAAAGCTCGACGGCCGATTTGAATGGATGAATTGGAAAGGGGCATGTTCATTCCTGGTTGGGGGCGACTTGGATCTGGAATCCGGATTTGGCGTCTGGCAAGGCCGTGCGGCAACCTCCGGTGCATTCATGAGATTTGGAAGTCTTGCCGTTCGCGATCAGCAGGCGTCCGTCGGCCAGTCCTTCGATGCCCAGCGATCCGACATTTTCGTATCTTCCGACCATTTGGAAATTGGCATCCGTGACCAGCAGAATTGCGGGGTTGCCGTAACATCCGAACCACCAGCGGTCGTTTGCGAACGTGGCTGCCTGGATCCCCAGATGGGTATGGCCACTTTCGACCACGTGCTTTTTCACGAATTGAAACTTGGGGTCGTACTGGTAGACGTAGTTTTGGTTGACCGCATCGGGCAATCCGCCCACGACATAGAACTGGCCGTCGCGATATCCGATACCGCCGGCCCCGTGGAAGACTTGTTGGACTTCGTGCTTTTCAAGCTCGGTCAGATCGGCCGCATCGTAGACGTAGACCCATGAGTCTGCGTTTCCGGCGGGATCGTTGAATTTGCCAAGGTTCACCGCGACATAGAGTCGGCCGTCATGCATACACAGATCGCCGTGATGGTCGACGACGGGGATCTTTCGGATCACGTTTCCGTCCATGTCGGTCTTGACCAACGTCGTCGTGAAGCTCCAGTAGATCGCGGTTTCGTCGCTGCAGATCCCTTGCAAGTGCCGCGGATACGTGCCGCTGCATTGGACGTCGAGCACGCGTCCGCCAAGCTTATCCGCAGCGGACTGGCTTGCGATGGTTGGGACGGAAACTTTCTTGCCGGTATCGTTATCGCCGGAGGTCGTGGGTGTTTGAGCGTTACACGTTGCCAGCCCTGCGCACGCCAGCAGGATCAAAGTGGATAGTGCAGTCGTTGGATGGTTCATGATGGTGGGATTTAGGGGTGGGATGATTCCAGAGGTGGGGAGTTTTTGTTCAGCGATCGATATGTTTTCTTGGCATTGCCGAGTTTGGGTTGGTCGGCATCGACGACGTTCCAAAGGCTAATCCCTTCGGTGACCAGCGGTGCCTCGTGCCTGGGAAGGAACGATCGCAGTCGCTTGATTTCGGATACGTAGGCGGGATCGTCGGCAAGGTTGGTCCACTCTTCCCCGTCGGAATCGTGGTCGTAGAGTTCTTCGCTGCCATCAAAATAGCGGATGTAGCGCCAGTCTTGGTCCCGGGCCGAATAATTACCGCGGCCCCAGGTGGTGATCGCTGGTCGATTGATGGAGGCAGATCGGTCGCGGATCAGCGGCACCATGCTGGTTCCATCGACATAGTCGGGCGGGACGATTCCGGTCATGTCGGTCAGCGTCCGGTACAGATTGATCAACGACACGGGGGCGTCGCAATCGCCGGGCGACATTTCCGACTGTGGCCGGGGATCGTGGATGATCAGTGGAACGCGAGTCGCCTGTTCCCACAGCGAAAACTTTCGGAAGCTGCGTTTTTCGCCTAGGTGATATCCATGGTCGGACCACAGCACGACGATCGTATTGTCGGCATACGGGCTTTCGTCCAATGCGTCCAGCACGCGGCCGACGTTGAAGTCGACCCACGAGATGCATGCTAGGTAGGCGCGACGGACTCGGTTCCAAGCTTGGTCTTTGCGATAGCGTGCATCGTCGTTCAATTTCGCCATCGCTCGGCCCGCCCATGGGACATCGCTCAGATCATCGGTCTTGATCCGCGGGGCCGCGACTTCCTCGGGATACAGATCAAAGAACTGTTGGGGGCAAACAAAGGGGAGGTGTGGTTTGACAATCCCAACGGCCAAGAAAAATGGCTTATCGTGCTGTTGGCCAAGGACGTCGATCCCGTAGGACGCGACCTGGTAATCGGGATGCACTTCGACGGGATCCGTCGTGGGGCAAAACGCCATCTTGCGGGAATCGCCTTGTTGGTAGCCGGCGGCAGCGTTGTAGTGCAGTGCGTGCACGCTGCGTTGATGATAATCGGTCCATTCGTCGGGCCGTTGTTTCGAACTGTGGTGGATCTTCCCGGCTCCGAACGTCTGGTACCCGTTGGACCGAAACAGAGTCGGAAGGCTGGTGAATGGTGCCAGCACTTCTTCGGGAACTTTGTCGAGGTCGTAGAACGGGTACAGACCGGAATGGAAGGGTTCGACACCGAACAGCAAGGCGTTGCGGCTGGGCGAACAGGCGGGAGCGGCGCAGTGAGCGTTGGTGAAATTGACACTCCGACGCGCCAGCGCCGCCATGTTGGGCGTTTTCGCTTGCGGGTGTCCGTCCAGGAATTCGGTCCAGTCGTTCATGTCGTCAATCGCGATGAACAGAACGTTGGGCCGTTGTTGGGCCTGGGCCGCTGCCGAGCAAAACAGGCTGGCGACGGTCACGATCCAGAGTGCAATTTTCATCTTGTCGCCATTTTTGGGATGATGGTGAGCGGTGCGGAGCATGGGTTGCGGTGGGCTGCCAGGTAGACCGGGGCTCCGAGAAGCTTCCACTAGTTTAACCGACACAGAGTTGGCGATTGGACGTTGTTGCGACCAGCGGATGATCGTGCACCATCGCCGCGACGGCGTGCAGTATGATACGGATCGTGCGAGAAAAAAGTGTCCGGCCCCGTTTGCCGGGAACGGGCCCCTCGGGTGCTTCGCACAAAAGGGGGCGGACTCTTATTTTTCGCTCAGTCCTAAGCATCACGTCGTCCAAGTTTCTTGGACCTGAAAGGATCAAGATGAGCCAAGCCAATCCTTATGCACCGACCACTTCCATCCCCATCAACGACACGGACATCCGCCGCGTTGCCATCCGTCCGATCGGCTTATTGAAGCGTAGTTGGCGGATGCTGGGGGACCAATATTGGCTGTTCCTAGGGATCACCTTTGGCGGAATTCTGATTGGATCGGTCGTCCCATTCGGTTTGATCCTGGGGCCGATGTTGGTCGGGATCTACCTGTGCTATCTATCACTGGAACGGCGCGAGAAGGTAGAGTTTGGGACGGTGTTCAAGGGATTTGATTTCTTCAAAGAGTCGTTCATCGCCACGTTGTGTCTGATTGCGTTGACGATGGTGGTAATGATTCCGTTCATGATCGCGATGGCGGTGTTGATCATGCCTACTTTCGCTCAGGCTGCCCAGAACAATCAGCCGCCTTCGTTTCCCGTCGCGATCTTCCTGATGTACCCGCTGATGCTGATGGCCAACATCGTCATCACTCTGCCGTTCATCTTTACGTTTCAGTTGATCGCAGACCGGAACTTGTCGGCGATGGAAGCGATCAAGGCGAGCATCCAAGGTGTGAGAAAGAACCTATGGGGCATCGTATGGTTCTTTGCACTGCTGATGATCATCTCGTTCGCACTGGCGTGCATGTGCTATGTCCCCGCGATCCTGTTTTTGCCAGTGTCGTTCGGATCGTTGTTTCTGCTGTACCGTGACATTTATCCACACCAAGGCGGTGCCGACCCCGCAGCGAATACGTTCGGCTGATTCGTTGTGCTGCGAGTTGACGCAGGCAAAACCGTGAGTTGTGCGATCGACACAATTTGCCCCCTCTGCCCCCGGATTGGCGGAAGAATCGGACGAGGCATAAGCAAGCCGCGTGTGATAACCGACGCTATCGCGTGGCGGCTGATAGCGTGGCAGTTGGTTGGTTGCTAATTCGGGAAAACCGTGAGTTGTGCGATCGACACATTTTGCCCCCTCTCCCCCGGATTGAATGCGAGTTCTGCTCGCATTGAATCTGGGGGAGAGGGTTGGGGTGAGGGGCAACGCCGTTAAGGAAATTTTTCATGCTGCATTTGAGAGGTCCAGTGTAGCTTTGGCAAGCTTCTGTTGCTCTGCGGTGGCGAGTTCAATTGTGGGTGGGCCGGTCCGGGGTTCCTCTTTTCGGCGTGGGTAGTTGCGACTTTTCTTTTTACTTGCGCGGTCGTATGTATCCGTCAACGCACCGGCCAAGAGACTCCGAAGCGATTCGCCCCGCGCGGGTATCTCGTTGGGGCAGTGCAGGATGTTTTGCAATATTCGTAACACCATCGCGACGCTCGTTTGAGCCGCCGGTTCGATCCGATCGATTTGTTCGCGAAGCGCAAGTAACTGCGCCATCCAAAGACCGACAAGCGACCAGGTTAACTCGTGCTCGACGACATCCGGCGTTCGCCCGAGCAGTTTCGAACGACCGTAAGTTTGCTTTAAGGATCG
Protein-coding regions in this window:
- a CDS encoding DsbA family oxidoreductase; translation: MNLTVDVVSDVICPWCYIGKRRLETAIAAVDGQHEVRVHWHPFQLNPTMPKSGISRKEYRTQKFGSWERSMELDAQVIAVGESEGIHFAFDKSERTPNTVDAHRCIWLADQQGCQDTVVEGLFRAYFIDGKDIGKRQTLIEVVAEAGLDRQAADAMLDSDDGMSVISTGREMSQRLGVTGVPFFVINHTISLSGAQAPQTFLDAFEQANP
- a CDS encoding endonuclease/exonuclease/phosphatase family protein, whose protein sequence is MTISRRQFCGTLGSGLAMANANVFAAEPEPRSLRVIAYNIYKLAGWPQQRHLAGQAVAKGQMARRLAQELSLHDPDIINFSESPKEQLTKEVAEILGMNHVRFPSGGSWPGTLLSKSKIIDSQNAPVIGDRPKELFTRHWGRATVEISGNEPLIIHSAHLYPTADPTVRLREVRAMIESMRTDLDAGRSMLLIGDLNHGPDTKEYKLWIDAGWVDTFAKVGQGDGLTIKSDIPKWRIDYVMAAGPIAARVVESKPLFEGAFRLNINDQESFALSDHLPQLAVFQY
- a CDS encoding DUF6508 domain-containing protein, with the translated sequence MTDENLEMPPVTPEQIDSIVPFLERFEVEGFVAGEWKGKPGQYPWFQFSDDVRQFFDLLYLKDWVSPKCNWTQWQDTAKTFIDTPSKIETADALTIQRLFTTHVRADRFCEGHLASMFESGHIVLLLRRLKTIRTAMGKV
- a CDS encoding type II toxin-antitoxin system RelE/ParE family toxin, with product MSSKKSRRLALTLPALASINEIDQYSIENWGNEVAARYIDDLEAGLIRIQEQPELLRSQPGLDTDLSFYRVNKHLLVCDLQKASIIVLAVLHASQDIPERLAELEPTLAKEVEILHKKLQAAERDR
- a CDS encoding ribbon-helix-helix domain-containing protein — its product is MANSLNLSLTDELRAFINENCGDGTLYATPSEFVRDVLRQVKLKKEAAEARDSILSGYRDAIEGRTVEFTGDLRKAMKKAKS
- a CDS encoding outer membrane protein assembly factor BamB family protein, translating into MALSKTFSACWLGRPIVRLPIAVSVCLFVIGVAASGRAAADGVWPQFRGPAGDGIVADQSVPMTFGEDSHVTWKTPVPGRAWSSPVIADGVIWCTTAIERAATDEEKVAMMRESGIEDRKMKELAIAKAIELKLVSIDLASGKILGTIELTSIEKPDAIHSLNSYASPTPVINGDHLYCHFGTYGTFCVNRHTSDIVWQRRLPLEHGVGPGSSPIVMDDVLVLIQDGMDRQYVTGLNTQTGETIWETDRPEFTGASPESSKSYCTPIAITDPLGREQLVCMGAQWMVAYQAKTGKEIWRLRHGRGFSVVPRPVYHDGVVFFSTGFGKPELWAVRVDGSGDVTDTHVQWTMKSGIPARPSPLLHDGLIYVISDNGVASCFDVESGDPIWKKRIGGDYSASPTLIGKHLYFGSHDGKVTVMTPGPDAEVVAESELDGKIMASPAVVDGALILRTDQAVYRIEN
- a CDS encoding metallophosphoesterase family protein, with the protein product MPLSNSSIQIGRRAFLRGGTLVLTAGCGVAPHLLSQESSPGLRVGLITDLHYADKSPAGNRHYRETLTKLDEAGQQFQQDRPTFLVELGDLIDAADSVDVELRYLKTVNQKFSAISHDRHYVLGNHCVDTLKKEEFLGSVEQQRSYYSFDRGGVHFIVLDSCFRSDGEPYGRKNSKWTDANVPASELEWLKSDLDANDRPVVVFAHQRMDVQNNHGVKNNAEVRRILEQSGNVLAVFQGHSHQNDWNEIGGIHYCTLVAMVEGSGEQNNGYSLLDITADGTLQLTGFRKQDSHQWK
- a CDS encoding Kelch repeat-containing protein, whose translation is MNHPTTALSTLILLACAGLATCNAQTPTTSGDNDTGKKVSVPTIASQSAADKLGGRVLDVQCSGTYPRHLQGICSDETAIYWSFTTTLVKTDMDGNVIRKIPVVDHHGDLCMHDGRLYVAVNLGKFNDPAGNADSWVYVYDAADLTELEKHEVQQVFHGAGGIGYRDGQFYVVGGLPDAVNQNYVYQYDPKFQFVKKHVVESGHTHLGIQAATFANDRWWFGCYGNPAILLVTDANFQMVGRYENVGSLGIEGLADGRLLIANGKTSKSHECTGGCRTALPDAKSGFQIQVAPNQE